The Penaeus chinensis breed Huanghai No. 1 chromosome 36, ASM1920278v2, whole genome shotgun sequence genome includes a region encoding these proteins:
- the LOC125044958 gene encoding protein transport protein SFT2-like, whose amino-acid sequence MTELNRELKEYLSRSDGKSESKEPLLPTTIRDIKIPQIGSWFTRNGSAGGEEEDTASSSSSSSSWFSSAQADPCLPSLGRKQRILGFLACVSMGLICFSLAAMYFPLLVFKARKFALLFTLGSLFSVLSFSFLWGPVNHLKHLFSSERLVFTSVYFLSLFATLYFALSLQSTILTSIAAIVQVVALLCFVLSNVPGGQTGLKFFSSICSSMVKTTVSKALPV is encoded by the exons ATGACAGAACTGAACCGAGAGCTGAAGGAATATTTGTCCAGAAGTGATGGGAAATCGGAGTCCAAGgagcccctcctccccaccaccatcaGGGACATCAAGATCCCTCAAATAGGGTCGTGGTTCACGCGAAATGGCTCtgcaggaggcgaggaagaggacacggcttcgtcgtcgtcgtcgtcttcgtcttggTTCTCGTCTGCCCAGGCGGATCCCTGTCTGCCCAGTCTC GGTCGCAAGCAGAGGATTCTAGGCTTCTTGGCATGTGTGTCGATGGGCCTCATCTGCTTTTCACTGGCAGCCATGTACTTCCCATTGCTTGTATTTAAAGCACGCAAATTTGCCCTTCTTTTCACGCTTGGAAGCCTGTTTTCTGTTCTTAG TTTTTCGTTCCTGTGGGGCCCAGTAAACCACCTGAAGCATCTATTTTCATCTGAACGCCTAGTCTTCACATCAGTGTACTTTTTGTCCCTTTTTGCTACTCTCTATTTTGCTCTCAGCCTGCAGTCAACCATTTTAACATCGATAGCAGCGATAGTCCAAGTTGTGGCATTACTGTGTTTTGTCCTAAGTAATGTACCTGGAGGACAGACAGGACTCAAATTCTTTTCTAGCATATGCTCATCCATGGTCAAAACCACTGTCTCAAAAGCTCTTCCAGTTTAG
- the LOC125044978 gene encoding glutamine amidotransferase-like class 1 domain-containing protein 1, translating to MTLVLGVCPSHPPPPPPPLCLSLPPFSVILMAVMARQECLIVLSGSKLGVSAPSFLQCYKLTQSAFSIQIATPDAATPVFVDKDDQSNRWLNDITAKNLLVPKSLAEVEGGQYSCIVVPHSPGATEDLAVSEVLGRILIHCLSEKKPVCAVGLGVCALLSAVKADSQHWVFRDIALTGSSLAEVTAASYFSSLPMIPGDAILDRAGIFSTGAPSSVHIVVNAGVVTGQNPQSTLSAVQNMILLANQRQSKAK from the exons ATGACACTCGTCCTCGGTGTctgcccctctcaccctcctcctcctcctcctcctctatgtctctctcttcccccatttagCGTGATCCTCATGGCGGTCATGGCGAGGCAGGAGTGCTTGATTGTGCTCTCGGGATCTAAGCTTG GTGTGTCAGCTCCATCCTTCCTCCAGTGCTACAAGTTGACGCAGTCAGCCTTTAGCATACAAATAGCTACTCCGGAT GCAGCAACACCCGTTTTTGTGGACAAAGATGACCAAAGCAATCGTTGGCTTAATGACATCACAGCGAAGAATTTGTTGGTACCAAAGTCACTTGCAGAGGTTGAAG GTGGCCAGTATTCATGCATAGTAGTTCCACACAGTCCAGGTGCAACGGAAGATCTAGCAGTTAGTGAAGTTTTAGGCAGAATCCTTATCCATTGTCTCTCTGAAAAAA AGCCAGTGTGTGCTGTTGGTCTTGGTGTCTGTGCATTGTTATCAGCTGTAAAAGCAGATTCTCAGCACTGGGTGTTTAGAGACATAGCTTTAACAGGG TCTTCCTTGGCAGAGGTAACAGCagcttcctatttctcttcgttGCCTATGATCCCTGGTGATGCCATTCTAGACAGAGCTGGGATATTCTCCACAGGGGCTCCATCTAGTGTTCACATTGTGGTTAATGCTGGGGTGGTGACAGGGCAGAATCCACAGTCTACTCTCTCAGCTGTTCAGAACATGATTCTCCTAGCTAACCAGAG GCAAAGTAAAGCAAAGTGA